In Massilia antarctica, the following are encoded in one genomic region:
- the tuf gene encoding elongation factor Tu: MAKGKFERTKPHVNVGTIGHVDHGKTTLTAAIATVLSKKFGGEAKAYDQIDAAPEEKARGITINTAHVEYETANRHYAHVDCPGHADYIKNMITGAAQMDGAILVCSAADGPMPQTREHILLARQVGVPYIIVFLNKCDLVDDAELLELVEMEVRELLSKYEFPGDDLPIIKGSARMALEGNTGEMGEVAIMALAEALDTYIPTPERAIDGAFLMPVEDVFSISGRGTVVTGRIERGVVKVGEEIEIVGISDTVKTTCTGVEMFRKLLDQGQAGDNVGLLLRGTKREDVQRGQVLAKPNSIKPHNHFTGEIYVLSKDEGGRHTPFFNNYRPQFYFRTTDVTGSIELPADKEMVMPGDNVSITVKLINPIAMEEGLRFAIREGGRTVGAGVVAKILSEVAGK; encoded by the coding sequence ATGGCAAAAGGTAAATTCGAACGGACCAAGCCGCACGTCAACGTGGGCACCATCGGTCACGTCGATCACGGTAAAACCACTCTGACGGCTGCGATCGCTACCGTTCTGTCGAAGAAATTCGGCGGCGAAGCAAAAGCATACGACCAGATCGATGCAGCACCAGAAGAAAAAGCGCGCGGCATCACCATCAACACCGCTCACGTCGAGTACGAAACGGCTAACCGCCACTACGCTCACGTTGACTGCCCAGGCCACGCCGATTACATCAAGAACATGATCACCGGCGCAGCACAGATGGACGGCGCGATCCTGGTTTGCTCCGCAGCTGACGGCCCAATGCCACAGACCCGCGAGCACATCTTGCTGGCACGCCAGGTTGGCGTTCCTTACATCATCGTGTTCCTGAACAAGTGCGACCTGGTCGACGACGCAGAACTGCTGGAACTGGTTGAAATGGAAGTGCGTGAGCTCTTGTCGAAATACGAGTTCCCAGGCGACGACCTGCCAATCATCAAGGGTTCGGCACGTATGGCCCTCGAAGGCAACACCGGCGAAATGGGCGAAGTGGCGATCATGGCCCTGGCCGAAGCGCTGGACACCTACATCCCAACGCCAGAGCGCGCAATCGACGGCGCCTTCCTGATGCCTGTGGAAGACGTGTTCTCGATCTCGGGTCGCGGTACCGTTGTGACCGGCCGTATCGAGCGCGGTGTTGTTAAAGTCGGCGAAGAAATCGAAATCGTCGGCATCTCCGACACCGTCAAGACCACTTGCACCGGCGTGGAAATGTTCCGCAAGCTGCTGGACCAGGGTCAAGCCGGCGACAACGTCGGTCTGCTGCTGCGCGGCACCAAGCGTGAAGACGTACAGCGTGGTCAGGTTCTGGCGAAGCCGAACTCGATCAAGCCGCACAATCACTTCACCGGTGAGATCTATGTCCTGTCGAAAGACGAAGGCGGCCGTCACACCCCGTTCTTCAACAACTATCGTCCACAGTTCTACTTCCGTACTACGGACGTGACTGGTTCGATCGAGTTGCCAGCGGACAAAGAAATGGTTATGCCAGGCGATAACGTGTCGATCACCGTCAAGCTGATCAACCCGATCGCGATGGAAGAAGGCCTGCGTTTCGCGATCCGCGAAGGTGGCCGTACCGTTGGTGCAGGTGTTGTTGCGAAGATTCTCAGCGAAGTCGCTGGTAAGTAA
- the rpsJ gene encoding 30S ribosomal protein S10 encodes MSAPNQKIRIRLKAFDYKLIDQSALEIVDTAKRTGAVVKGPVPLPTRIQRFDVLRSPHVNKTSRDQFEIRTHQRLMDIVDPTDKTVDALMKLDLPAGVDVEIKLQ; translated from the coding sequence ATGTCCGCACCAAACCAGAAAATCCGCATTCGCCTCAAAGCGTTCGACTACAAGCTGATCGACCAGTCCGCACTGGAAATCGTTGATACCGCCAAGCGTACCGGCGCTGTTGTCAAAGGCCCAGTCCCACTGCCAACCCGCATCCAGCGTTTTGACGTCCTGCGTTCGCCGCACGTCAACAAAACCTCGCGCGACCAGTTCGAAATCCGTACGCACCAGCGTCTGATGGACATCGTGGACCCAACGGACAAGACCGTTGACGCGCTGATGAAGCTGGATCTGCCAGCTGGCGTCGACGTCGAAATCAAACTGCAATAA